From the Lathyrus oleraceus cultivar Zhongwan6 chromosome 4, CAAS_Psat_ZW6_1.0, whole genome shotgun sequence genome, one window contains:
- the LOC127076524 gene encoding NADH dehydrogenase [ubiquinone] 1 alpha subcomplex subunit 2 isoform X1: MAWRGHLSKNIKEIRFLMCQSSPASSSARAFVEKNYKELKTLNPKLPILIRECSGVEPQLWARYDLGVEKGIKLEGMTEPQISKVLEDMVKAGEAFKA, encoded by the exons ATGGCATGGAGAGGACATCTTTCAAAGAACATAAAAGAGATTCGGTTTTTGATGTGCCAGTCATCACCTGCAAGCTCATCCGCAAG GGCATTTGTTGAAAAGAATTACAAGGAGCTAAAGACATTGAACCCGAAATTGCCAATATTGATCCGTGAATGCAGTGGAGTTGAACCCCAATTATGGGCAAGATATG ATTTGGGCGTTGAAAAAGGCATTAAACTGGAAGGTATGACAGAGCCACAAATTTCAAAGGTACTTGAAGATATGGTAAAAGCTGGAGAGGCCTTCAAAGCTTGA